The following is a genomic window from Methanobrevibacter sp..
GATCAATTTCACAGTTAAGCATTAAAGCAATCATTAATGCATTTTCCAATGCTTTTTCATTGGTTGGATGTGGTTTAGCACCTGGTTGGTTAAGACAAACTGGGCAGATGTTTGAATTAATAGGTGCGTCCTGATAATTTGTAGGACAATCACAGAATAATTTTGATTCGGTTTCTAGTTGTACGTGGATTTCAAGTCCACACATCATATCGACATCGTCACTAATAATAATTCCTCCATTAGGATAGTTTTTATATTATCATTATATTTGTTTATTTCAATTTATAAATATTGTTAAAAAAAATATTATAAAATAAGGTTTTAAATAAGATGAATTACTATGTCAGTTATTGATATTTGTTTTTTAAGGATTCTTTCACATATCGTTTAATGAATTTATCTAAATCTGGTGAAACTTCACTTTCTTTGGGACCTAACTTCTCTTTATCAGTAAATGTTCCTTTTAATTGTCTTCCTGCCCATTTAACTTCTTCTTCAACTCTTTTTCCATATTTTGTTCCAAACATCTTAAATAATGGGAATTTGGTTATTCCATTTGCACCACTTAAAATCAGTATTCCAATATTTGCCAAATTGTCAATCCAGGTTCCGCAGATTATTTCAATATCTGGGAAAGCCAATCTGACTTGTGCAACAACTTGAGCATAGTATAAGGAGGCAGGCTGTGAAGAGTTTGCATAAATGGTTTCCTTGTGGGGATTTAATGAGTAAAAAATCACTCTGTCAATTCTGTGGTCTTTGATGTAATCTATGAGATAATCAACATCATCTAATGTTTCTCCAAGACCTAATATAATTGTTATAGCTTTTTTAAATCCTAAGTCTCCTGCAGTATCTAACATATGGCTTATATCAACTAATTTTTTAGAAGGGCACACTCTTTCGTGTATTTCCGGATTTGCCACTTCAACCGCACCAGTTATTCCGGTGATTTCAGATCCAAATTCTGCTAAATCATCTGTGATTCCAGTGTTTAACCAAACGCCGTCACCAGTAATATTTTTAATATTGGTTGCAATATCTTTAATTTCCTGAGTTGTGAAGGATTCATAACCTCCAGATAGAAATTCAATATTCCAATCAAGACGTTTGCACATTTCTGCTTCAGCAAGAATGTTATTTACATTTCTTCTTGCTTTTGTCGGATCTTTAATTTTTTCCTTTTGTG
Proteins encoded in this region:
- a CDS encoding radical SAM protein; the encoded protein is MESNIFDLIKKANSITLKNHGDLITLERAVFLSWWCDKGDCAFCYMSTQKEKIKDPTKARRNVNNILAEAEMCKRLDWNIEFLSGGYESFTTQEIKDIATNIKNITGDGVWLNTGITDDLAEFGSEITGITGAVEVANPEIHERVCPSKKLVDISHMLDTAGDLGFKKAITIILGLGETLDDVDYLIDYIKDHRIDRVIFYSLNPHKETIYANSSQPASLYYAQVVAQVRLAFPDIEIICGTWIDNLANIGILILSGANGITKFPLFKMFGTKYGKRVEEEVKWAGRQLKGTFTDKEKLGPKESEVSPDLDKFIKRYVKESLKNKYQ